The Cupriavidus sp. EM10 genome includes a region encoding these proteins:
- a CDS encoding phosphorylase: MAAPQSPVLVVCGMDFEARIAASPDVETLYGQRGVMLARALDIRLMQGCAGVISFGVAGGLDATLPPGAVIVASAVRGGQTSYSTSPYWTAALRRALPHAESGLLAGSDTPVLTVADKTALHDAHGALAVDMESHIAARAAQTHGIPFAALRVVIDPADRAVPPLAFAGMADDGSTDVGAVILGLLKAPHQLGGLLRLGRDASLARKALAAARSAVGADFAFPALAAA, encoded by the coding sequence GTGGCAGCCCCGCAGTCGCCCGTGCTGGTGGTCTGCGGGATGGACTTCGAAGCCCGCATCGCGGCCAGCCCCGATGTGGAAACGCTGTACGGCCAGCGCGGCGTGATGCTGGCGCGGGCGCTGGACATCCGGCTGATGCAGGGCTGCGCCGGCGTGATCAGCTTCGGCGTGGCCGGTGGGCTCGACGCCACGCTGCCGCCGGGTGCCGTCATCGTCGCAAGCGCCGTGCGCGGCGGTCAGACGTCGTACAGCACATCGCCCTATTGGACCGCCGCATTGCGGCGCGCCCTGCCCCACGCCGAAAGCGGTCTGCTGGCCGGCTCCGACACCCCGGTGCTGACCGTGGCCGACAAGACCGCGCTGCACGACGCGCACGGCGCGCTGGCTGTCGACATGGAATCGCATATCGCCGCCCGCGCCGCCCAGACGCACGGCATCCCGTTTGCCGCGCTGCGCGTGGTGATCGACCCGGCCGACCGCGCGGTGCCGCCCCTGGCATTTGCCGGCATGGCCGACGACGGCAGCACCGACGTCGGCGCCGTCATCCTCGGTTTGCTCAAGGCCCCGCACCAGCTCGGCGGATTGCTGCGGCTGGGGCGCGATGCGTCGCTGGCCAGGAAAGCGCTGGCGGCGGCGCGTAGCGCCGTCGGCGCCGATTTCGCATTTCCCGCACTCGCCGCCGCCTGA